A genomic window from Luteolibacter sp. LG18 includes:
- a CDS encoding GxxExxY protein, translated as MAQKESIFELCDQVRETAFELHCFLRHGYKESIYENGLLHRPSKKGIPAVQQVPLQVMDEDGTVLGNLEIDLVVAGELVVEIKACRTIAPEHTAQLLGYLRACRKEHGLLINFGASKLEIRKYALSKELPIHPESAPL; from the coding sequence ATGGCGCAAAAGGAATCCATATTCGAGCTCTGCGACCAAGTGCGGGAAACCGCATTTGAGCTGCACTGCTTCCTGCGTCACGGATACAAGGAGAGCATTTACGAAAACGGACTCCTCCATCGCCCCTCCAAGAAAGGAATCCCGGCGGTCCAACAAGTTCCATTGCAAGTGATGGACGAGGACGGCACGGTGCTCGGCAATCTCGAAATTGATCTCGTGGTGGCTGGAGAATTGGTCGTCGAAATCAAAGCCTGCCGAACCATCGCCCCCGAACATACCGCCCAACTTTTGGGTTACCTGAGAGCCTGCCGGAAAGAACACGGTCTGCTCATCAACTTCGGAGCTTCCAAACTCGAAATCCGCAAATACGCCCTCTCCAAAGAACTGCCAATTCATCCGGAAAGCGCTCCACTCTGA
- a CDS encoding DUF1501 domain-containing protein translates to MRSRRQFLGEASCAAIGSTSILSTLLNLTMANHAAAASGFSGQRKALVCLFLSGGCDTFNILIPRDSPGGYDEYAASRSNLAIPRNQLLPLNYTDAQGRQYGLNPACTRLAEMFNGLGGDTSKKRLSFLANVGTLIEPIPDKQAYLNGNVALPKALFSHRDQIEQWQTSVPQGMSVLSGWGGRAADVIHSTLNTEQTGGYYMPMNFSLSGNNAFQIGRSEGQFVITPGGALAITGTGGQSAIQQAKEQALKDVVASPIEEHYQSLFQRTHGRITANSIERGAQFQQSFDAIGTTLASVFAAAGFPNHWLSQQFQAAIKTIVIRDQLKLARQTIFIEFGGWDHHSELLNTQRGMLLTLDAVLYAYQKSLEALGLANDVITFTASDFGRTLRSNGQGTDHAWSGNQFVFGGPVQGGTVKGNFPSLAIDGPDDIGRGGRIFPKLAADQYYCELLRWFGVSNGNMDQVLPNIRNFYDPASATNPVGFLI, encoded by the coding sequence ATGCGCTCACGCCGACAATTCCTTGGAGAAGCCAGTTGCGCCGCGATCGGTTCGACCTCGATCCTTTCGACCCTGCTGAACCTGACGATGGCGAACCACGCCGCGGCGGCCAGCGGTTTCAGCGGCCAGCGGAAGGCGCTGGTGTGCCTGTTCCTGTCCGGAGGCTGCGACACCTTCAACATCCTGATCCCGCGGGACTCCCCCGGCGGCTACGATGAATACGCGGCCTCGCGCTCGAACCTGGCGATCCCGCGGAACCAACTGCTGCCGCTCAATTACACCGACGCCCAAGGGCGACAATACGGGCTAAATCCCGCCTGCACGCGTCTGGCGGAGATGTTCAACGGCCTCGGTGGCGACACCTCGAAGAAGCGGCTCTCGTTCCTCGCGAACGTCGGCACGCTGATCGAACCGATCCCGGACAAGCAGGCGTATCTCAATGGCAACGTCGCGCTGCCGAAGGCGCTGTTCTCGCACCGCGACCAGATCGAGCAGTGGCAGACCTCGGTGCCGCAGGGTATGTCGGTGCTGTCCGGCTGGGGCGGCCGTGCGGCGGACGTGATCCACTCGACGCTGAACACGGAGCAAACCGGCGGCTACTACATGCCGATGAATTTCTCGCTGTCCGGGAACAACGCGTTCCAGATCGGCCGCAGCGAGGGCCAGTTTGTGATCACGCCCGGCGGCGCGCTGGCGATCACCGGCACCGGCGGCCAGTCCGCGATCCAGCAGGCAAAGGAGCAGGCGCTGAAGGATGTGGTCGCCAGCCCGATCGAAGAGCACTATCAGAGCCTTTTCCAGCGCACCCACGGCCGCATCACGGCGAACAGCATCGAACGCGGCGCGCAGTTCCAGCAATCGTTCGACGCGATCGGCACCACGCTCGCCTCGGTGTTCGCGGCCGCCGGTTTCCCGAACCATTGGCTCTCCCAACAGTTCCAGGCCGCAATCAAGACGATCGTCATCCGCGACCAGCTCAAGCTGGCCCGGCAGACGATCTTCATCGAGTTCGGCGGCTGGGACCACCACTCGGAACTGCTCAACACCCAGCGCGGCATGCTGCTGACGCTGGATGCGGTGCTCTATGCCTATCAGAAATCGCTGGAGGCACTGGGGCTGGCGAACGACGTGATCACGTTCACGGCCTCCGATTTCGGACGGACCCTGCGCTCGAACGGTCAGGGCACGGACCACGCGTGGTCGGGCAACCAGTTCGTCTTCGGCGGTCCGGTGCAAGGCGGCACGGTGAAGGGCAATTTCCCGTCGCTGGCCATCGATGGGCCGGACGACATCGGCCGCGGCGGACGGATTTTCCCGAAGCTGGCCGCGGACCAGTATTACTGCGAGCTGTTGCGGTGGTTCGGGGTCAGCAACGGCAACATGGACCAGGTGCTGCCGAATATCCGTAACTTCTACGACCCAGCGAGCGCCACGAACCCGGTGGGATTCCTGATTTGA
- the nuoD gene encoding NADH dehydrogenase (quinone) subunit D: MSNRTTEFEAPDTLARASAAAADHYHAETDDLMGEKMVLNMGPSHPATHGVLRLVLELDGEIITKADPDVGFLHRGDEKIAENMHYNQFVPYTDRLDYLAPLANNVAYACAVEKLMDWTLPPRGQALRVLCCELARISSHMLGVGVCAMDVGAMTVFLYTFTEREKIYNLCEQLTGARFTTSYTRVGGQLRDMPAGFEQAVRRFLNECEITIDEISKLLDKNKIYLDRMCDIGVISKEAAIAWGLTGPNLRASGVSRDLRKDRPYLGYEQYDFDIPIAEEGDCYARYQIRMEEMRQSIRICRQVLNTMPAGPVNLADTKSMLPDKERVLMSMEELIHHFIVATQGIDAPKGEVYFGAENPKGELGFYIHSTGGGVPHRLKIRSPSFCNLSITSKLLPGHMVSDIPAILGSLDFVMGECDR, from the coding sequence ATGAGCAACCGTACCACCGAATTCGAAGCGCCCGATACCCTCGCCCGTGCCTCCGCCGCGGCGGCGGACCATTACCACGCCGAGACGGACGACCTGATGGGCGAAAAGATGGTGCTCAACATGGGCCCTTCCCACCCGGCTACCCACGGCGTGCTGCGGTTGGTGCTGGAGCTGGATGGCGAGATCATCACAAAGGCGGACCCGGACGTGGGGTTCCTGCACCGCGGCGATGAGAAGATCGCGGAGAACATGCACTACAACCAGTTCGTGCCCTACACGGACCGGCTGGACTACCTCGCGCCGCTCGCGAACAACGTGGCCTACGCCTGTGCGGTGGAGAAGCTGATGGACTGGACCCTGCCGCCCCGCGGCCAGGCCCTGCGCGTGCTGTGCTGTGAGCTGGCCCGCATTTCCTCCCACATGCTCGGCGTGGGCGTCTGCGCCATGGACGTGGGCGCAATGACCGTGTTCCTCTACACCTTCACGGAGCGCGAGAAGATCTACAACCTCTGCGAGCAGCTCACCGGTGCCCGCTTCACCACCTCCTACACCCGTGTCGGCGGCCAGCTCCGCGACATGCCCGCGGGCTTCGAGCAGGCGGTCCGCCGCTTCCTCAACGAGTGCGAGATCACCATCGACGAAATCTCGAAGCTGCTCGACAAGAACAAGATCTACCTCGACCGCATGTGCGACATCGGGGTCATCAGCAAGGAGGCGGCGATCGCCTGGGGCCTCACCGGCCCGAACCTGCGTGCATCCGGCGTGAGCCGTGACCTCCGCAAGGACCGTCCCTACCTCGGCTACGAGCAATACGACTTCGACATCCCGATCGCCGAGGAGGGCGATTGCTACGCGCGCTACCAAATCCGCATGGAGGAAATGCGCCAGTCGATCCGGATCTGCCGCCAGGTGCTCAACACCATGCCCGCCGGCCCGGTGAACCTGGCCGACACGAAGAGCATGCTGCCGGACAAGGAGCGCGTGCTGATGTCGATGGAGGAGCTGATCCACCATTTCATCGTCGCCACCCAAGGCATCGACGCTCCGAAGGGCGAGGTCTACTTCGGCGCGGAAAATCCGAAGGGCGAGCTCGGTTTCTACATCCACTCGACCGGCGGCGGTGTCCCGCATCGACTCAAGATCCGCAGCCCCTCCTTCTGCAACCTTTCGATCACCTCGAAGCTGCTCCCCGGCCACATGGTGTCCGACATCCCTGCGATCCTCGGCTCGCTGGATTTCGTCATGGGCGAGTGTGACAGGTAA
- a CDS encoding NAD(P)H-dependent oxidoreductase subunit E: MSHSNVEDLVASPETPGTKFFAPFAVTTELEAEAVKRLAQFPDNQKRSAVLPLLHYIQHHHGYLSAEAIAWTAQRIGIEPIKVAEVVTFYPGFRQSAPGVNHIRVCRTLSCAMGGSYELMEKLCQLTGIDRSTSDSHHHPVSVSPCGKFSVEFAECLASCGTAPVCMVNDDFHDGITADKAQALLDSYSNAANSAAGH; this comes from the coding sequence ATGTCCCATTCCAACGTCGAAGACCTCGTCGCGTCACCCGAAACCCCGGGGACGAAATTCTTTGCTCCCTTCGCGGTGACGACTGAGCTGGAAGCCGAGGCCGTGAAGCGGCTGGCCCAGTTCCCGGACAACCAGAAGCGCTCGGCGGTGCTGCCGCTGCTGCACTACATCCAGCATCACCACGGCTATCTTTCGGCGGAAGCCATCGCGTGGACCGCGCAGCGGATCGGGATCGAACCGATCAAGGTCGCCGAGGTGGTGACGTTCTACCCGGGCTTCCGCCAGTCGGCTCCCGGCGTGAACCACATCCGCGTCTGCCGCACGCTTTCCTGCGCGATGGGCGGCTCCTACGAGCTGATGGAAAAGCTCTGCCAGCTCACCGGCATCGATCGCAGCACCTCGGACTCCCATCATCATCCGGTCTCGGTTTCGCCGTGCGGGAAGTTCTCCGTCGAGTTCGCGGAATGCCTCGCCTCCTGTGGCACCGCTCCGGTGTGCATGGTGAACGACGATTTCCACGACGGCATCACCGCCGACAAGGCCCAGGCCCTGCTCGACAGTTACTCGAACGCCGCGAACTCCGCCGCCGGACACTAA